In Chanodichthys erythropterus isolate Z2021 chromosome 9, ASM2448905v1, whole genome shotgun sequence, a genomic segment contains:
- the LOC137026779 gene encoding uncharacterized protein, which produces MIIWDREAVETLLPGIHRSTARYSVPHITLAPGTGKRPRHPASESRVRCSFSDGVHQTHGQSCPTIIMCSKCNMYSLALSVSSETYTCDKCRDIVRLTERISELETRIQTLIEDSENERALDTALDATSLVNTTHSVPVVEATQQANWVTVRRHNGKNKHHSSVPIRTSNRFSPLSDAPTENPVESALVIGDSITRNVKIETPATIVTCLPGARAPDIKANLKVLANAKRKYSKIIIHVGTNDVRLRQSEITKINIKEVCELANSMSAKVICSGPLPVRRSDEIVSRLSSLNGWLSKWCAQNNIGFIDNWKSFWGRPDLLKRDGIHPSRDGAALLSRNLANSLRAET; this is translated from the exons ATGATCATCTGGG atcgggaagctgtggagacgttgctgcccggcattcatcgatccaccgcgaggtacagcgtcccgcacatcaccctcgccccaggcaccggcaagcgaccgagacatccagccagcgagtcccgtgtgcgttgcagtttttcggacggcgttcatcaaacacacggtcagtcatgtccgacgattatcatgtgtagtaaatgcaacatgtacagcttagctctttctgtcagcagtgagacttacacatgtgataaatgcagggatattgtcaggctgacagagagaatctcagaattagagacacgcatccaaactttaattgaggatagtgagaatgaaagggccttagatactgctttggatgcgactagcctagtaaacactacacattcggttccggttgtagaagccacgcagcaggctaactgggtgactgtgaggcggcataatggcaagaacaaacaccactcttccgttccgattagaacatcaaacaggttctccccactcagtgacgcacccactgagaatcctgttgaaagtgccctagtaattggcgattctattacacggaacgtgaaaatagagacaccagccaccatagtcacatgtttgccgggggccagagcacctgacatcaaagcaaatttaaaagtgctggctaatgctaaacgtaaatattctaaaatcattatccacgtcggcacaaatgatgttcgacttcgccagtcggagatcactaaaattaacattaaagaggtgtgtgaactcgcaaattcaatgtcagcaaaagtaatttgttctggccctcttcctgttcgtcggagtgatgagatagttagcaggttatcatcactcaatggctggctgtctaagtggtgtgcgcagaataatataggtttcatagacaattggaaaagcttttggggcagacctgatctgttgaaaagagatggtattcatccctcccgggatggtgctgctcttctctctagaaatttggcaaatagtcttagagctgaaacatga